The DNA segment CCGGCGGGCCATTTCGGGATTGGCCCCTGGCCGATATGGGCTCGGTGACGCCGGCGCAGGCCTGCAAGCATCCCAACTGGAGCATGGGGCGCAAGATTTCGGTAGATTCGGCGACCATGATGAACAAGGGACTGGAGCTAATCGAGGCCTGTCACTTGTTTTCTCTGGAACCTGAGGCCATTCGGGTGGTCCTTCATCCGGAGAGTATTATTCATTCCATGGTGGAGTACGCCGATGGTTCCCTCTTGGCCCAAATGGGACAGCCCGATATGCGCACACCCATAGCCTGTGGTCTGTCCTGGCCGGAGCGTATCGAGGCGGGCGTGGCTTCTCTGGATCCCATTGAAATCGGACGGCTGAATTTCCAGCCGCCGGATCATGAGCGCTTTCCGGCATTGAAATTGGCGGAGTCGGCCATTCGGGTCGGAGAGGGCATGCCGGTGGTGCTCAATGCAGCCAATGAGGTGGCAGTAGCGGATTTTCTCGCCGGTCGGCACGGTTTCATGCGGATCAGCGAGCGGGTGGACGAAGCCCTGAACGCCTTTGACGGGGCCCGCAGCCAGGATCTGGATACTGTTCTGGCTCTGGACACCGAGGTGCGCCATTGGATGGGTGTATCCCCGCGGGAGGGGAGCGCATGAGCATTCTGATCGCCATCGGCGGATTTGTGCTGGCCATTGGGGTATTGGTCACCGTGCACGAGTTCGGTCACTATTTGGCCGCCCGGCTGTGTGGCGTACGAGTGCTGGCCTTTTCCATCGGTTTTGGCAAGCCCCTGATTCGGCGCCGGGCCGGCCGTGATCAAACCCAGTATCAGCTTGGGGCCATTCCCCTGGGTGGTTATGTGAAGATGCTGGATGAGCGGGAAGGGGCGGTTGCCGAGGGCGAGGCCCACCGTTGTTTCAATCGTCAGTCCATTCCCCGGCGGGCCACCATTGTTCTGGCCGGCCCCGCTTTCAATTTCCTGTTTGCGATTCTGGCCTATTGGGCCATATTCGTGGCCGGCATTCCCGGTATCAAGCCCATTATTGGCGAGGTGTCCAGCCAGTCTCCGGCCGCCGAAGCCGGTCTGACGGCGGAGGATGAGATTCTGGCGGTGAACAGTCGCCAGACCCCCACCTGGAGAAGCGCCAATGTAGAGTTGCTGGACGGAATATTAAATGACCGTCCCATTGATCTGCGGGTCCTGCGGGATGGGCAGGAGTACGAGCTCTCCCTGTCGGTGGATCCGACTGATCGGCGGTCCCTGACGGAACCGGGGCAATTGCTCAGTGGTCTGGGATTGCAGCCCTGGTTTGAATCCCTGCCGCCGGTGATTGATGAATTGTCCGAGGATGGGGCGGCACGGGCGGCAGGCCTGGTTTCCGGGGATCGGGTGGAGGCTGTGGATGGCCAAGCGGTTGAAAACTGGCGTCAGTTTCGCGAGGCTGTTGCGGCTCGACCTGGTGAGTCCATTGATATTCGAGTAAACCGGGACGGGGAAACACGGAATATTAGCCTGACCCCCCGTGCCATTGAGGGGGAAGAGGGCCCGGAAGGTCGGATCGGCGCGGGCCCTAAGGTGCCGCCGGAACTGGTAGAGCGGATGCGCAGTGAAGAACGCTACGGTCCGGTGGCGGCGTTGGGCATGGGGGTAATGAATACCGCCGAGATGTCCCGCCTGACCCTGCGCATGCTTTGGCGAATGGTGAATGGTGAGGTATCGGTCAAGAATCTGAGTGGACCGATCAATATCGCCCATTATGCGGGTATCACCGTGAGCTCAGGACTGGTATCTTTCCTAGGTTTTCTTGCCATCGTCAGCATCAGCCTGGGCATCGTTAACCTGCTCCCCATTCCGGTATTGGATGGGGGGCATCTGGTTTATTTGGGCATTGAAGCCGTGACTCGGCGCCCTGTGCCGGAGCATATGCTGGCTGTTGGTCAGATGATTGGTCTTGTGATGATTGCCGGGCTGATCAGTTTTGCCTTGTACAACGATCTAATGCGAATCTTTTCATAGGCCGCTGAGTTTGCTTGGCGTCCTCCAGACGATAGACGAGGTCTAATTTTGAGAGTCGTAAGCACTCTGTTCCTTGGCTTGTCGCTTGCCGTTTCCTTCGCCCCGGTTTCGGCCCAGGTGGAGCCACCGGAGTCTCTGATTGAAGAATCACCTGACGGCTTTGTTGTGGAGAATATTCGCCTGGAAGGACTCCAGCGGATAGCCGAAAGCACGGTTCTCAGCTATTTGCCCCTGGAGCCTGGAGATCGGGCAGACCAGTCGGCAATCCGTGATGCCATTCGAGAGCTCTATGCCACTGGATTTTTCGATAATGTCATCCTGTCCCGCGATGAGAACACCCTGGTTGTAGGTGTAGAAGAGCGGCCAACCATTGCCCGTCTGGAGATATCCGGTAACCAGCAGATCGAGACCGAGATGCTTCGCCAGGCCATGCGGGAACAGGGGGTTGCTGAAGGCCGGGTACTCAATGAGCAGGTGGTGGAGCTGCTGGAACAGGAGTTGTATCAGACCTATTACGCCCAGGGGCGATATGGTGTCGAGATTTCCCCCAGTGTCAGGGAGCTTGATGCCAATCAGGTGGCGTTGAATATTGAAATCAAGGAAGGCCGGGTTGCACGTATTCGGCAGATCAATCTGGTGGGGAATGAGGCCTTTGATGATTCTCGATTGAAGGGCCAGATGGAATTGCGCCCGGCTGGCTGGAGAACCTTGATGTCGTCCCGGGACCAGTATTCCCGAGAGAAGATGACGGGTGATCTGGAAGCCTTGCGCTCCTATTATATGGATAGAGGCTATGCTGATTTCGGCATTGATTCGGTTCAGGTCTCCATTAGTCCGGATCGCCGGGATATGTACCTTTCCATTCATGTAGATGAAGGTGAGGTCTACACCGTCAGTGATGTGGAGCTGATTGGCGAATTTCCGGTTCCAGCGGAGCAGTTGGAAGCCTTTGTTCAAGTTCAGGCGGGTGAAACCTACTCCCTGGCCAAGGCCAATCGGAGTGCTGAGTTCATTGAACAGCGCTTGGGCGCCTCAGGCTATGCTCATGCCGAAGTCCGGCCCATGCCAGAGTTGGATCGGGAGAACCAGGAAGTAGCCCTGACTTTCGTTGTTGATCCCGGTCAGCGGATATATGTTCGTGAAATCCGTTTCTCTGGCAGTGATACCACCGATGACCAGGTTTATCGTCGAGAAATGCGCCAGTTTGAAGGTGCGCCACTTGCCAATGTGGATTTGGACCGCTCGCGTGTTCGCATGCAGCGACTACCTTTTGTGCAGCAGGTGAATATTGAAGAAGTACCGGTAGAAGGGTCCCCCGACACTGTGGACCTGGATGTGAATGTTGAGGAACGGAATTTTGGTCAGTTCCAGGTTGGTGTGGGCTATGGTGGGTTCACCGGGCTGTCCGCCAATGTTTCCGTTCAGAACAATAACCTCTTTGGTCTGGGTCACCAGGGGCAAGTACAAGTTCAGTCCAATCAGTTGGGTGAGTTCGTGGAACTCAATCATACTGATCCCTATGCCACCCGGAATGGGGTCTCAAGAACCATCGGTGGCTTCTACAATAGTCAGTCACTGTTTGCGGTTGGCCAGTCCCCGGTTTCCACTAAGAGTGCTGGTATGAATCTGCGCTTTGGCTTCCCCATTTCGGAATATGATTCGATTCGGGTGGGTGGCAGTGTTCGTCGCAGTGAGTTTATTCAGCAGAGCGGCACCTCGGATGAATATCGCAACTTCATCGTTAATCACGGTGAACAGTTTACCCGCGGACAATTCGCCGGTTCCAGGATGGATTCAGCAGAGCTGAATCTGGCCTGGGTCCGGGATACGCGGAACCGTGCTATCTTCCCTGACCGGGGTACTCGTCGGCTCGTGGGCCTGGATGTGTCGGTTCCTGGGTTGGACTTGGATTACTGGGTTGGTCGTGTGAACCAGACATCCTTCCTGCCCTTGGGTAATGAGTGGATACTGAAGATGGATGGTGAAGTTAGCTATGGTGAGCCCTATGGGAATGATACCCAAGAGCTCCCCCCCTTCCGCCGTTTCTTCAGTGGCGGCACCACATCCGTCCGTGGCTATGAAAACGCTCGATTGGGCCCGCTGGACTCTAACAATAGGCCCTATGGGGGTTCGGCCAAGGCAAACCTACAGACAGAATTGATTTTGCCCAACTTCTTTGCTGACGATGGTGGTGGGCAGGCCGCCCAATATAGGTTCTTTGTCTTTGCCGATACGGGGTATGTCTGGGACGACATCGATGATGTCAGCACGGATGAATTGCGTTCGTCGGTGGGTGTTGGCGCCAACTGGCTGACACCCATGGGTCTGCTTCGTTTCAGTTTGGCCAGGCCGATTAATGTTCGTGATGAAGATCGGGAGCGGGGTATTGTTGATCGCTTCCAAATTGATCTGGGTGGCAGTTTTTAAGTCAAATGGAGATGCCCGAATGCTGCCTAAGGGGCCGCGAGGGGGTACAATGGCGGGATAGGTGTCCTCGCCGTGAATGAATGCATACATGCTTCGGGAGAGTTGCCAATGAGACAGTTTCTAGCAGTCACGATTTTTAGCCTGACTTTTACCTTGTTCGCCAATGCGGCCATGGCTGAAATGAGTGTGGGCTTTGTTGATGTGAACCGGGTGATGGAACAAAGCCCGCAAGCGCAGAATGTATCCGAACAGCTGCAGCGTGAGTTTGAGCCTGCCCAGTCCGAGATGCGGGAGCGTCAGCAGCGCATGCAAAACATCCAGAATCGCCTGGAGCGGGATTCTGATGTCATGAGCTCGGATGAGCGGCGTGAACTGGAAGGCGAATTCCGTGATCTTCAGCGAAGTCTGCAACGAATGCAGAGTGATTTGGCCGAGGATTTCAATGCTCGCCGTAATGAGGCGCTGAGCAATCTTCAGCGGTTGATTATGACGGAAGTTCAGGAGTATGCCCGGGCCAACGATCTGGACCTGGTGGTGGGTGAAGGCGTTTTTTACGCATCCAGCTCGGTGGATATCACTGACACCATCCTCGAACGCCTTAGACAGCGCCACGAAGACAACAGCTGATTTCGGGGTCCGCAGTGACACTCGGTGAATTGGCTGACGCCCTGGGCCTTAGGCTGGAAGGTGACGGCGCAAAGGAAATAAGGCGGGTTGCCACCATTCAATCCGCCGGGCCGGGTGAGCTTTGCTTTCTGGCCAATGAGCGGTATCGCGCCCATCTTTCAGCTAGCCGGGCCGGGGCGGTGATTCTGGACGAGGGTTCTCTGTCAGCCTGTCCGGTGGATGCTCTTGTCAGCGATAACCCCTATGCCGACTATGCCCGGGCGGCGGCCCTGTTGCACCCCCCCCGCCGTCCTGAGGCCGGTGTTCATCCCAGTGCCAATATTCATCCCGATGTTACGGTCCCGCCCACCGCCCATGTGGCGGCAGGCGCCGTGATTGAAGAAGGGGTCATCCTTGGCGAGTCGGTGGTGGTGGGCGCAGGCGTGTATTTGGGGCACTTTTGCCAGCTCGGAGGGGGGTCTGTTCTGGCGCCTCGGGTGGTGATCGGGGCCCATTGCCGGGTAGGGAGGAACTGTGTCTTGCACCCGGGGGTGGTCATCGGAGCGGACGGGTTTGGCTTTGCGCCGGATAAGCAGGGTTGGGTCAAGGTGCCCCAGCTGGGCGGCGTGCAAATCGGTGACCGGGTGGAAATCGGGGCTAATACTACCGTGGACCGGGGAGCCATCGAGGACACGATCATTGAAGATGATGTGAAACTGGATAATCAGGTTCAGGTCGCACACAATGTTCAGATTGGTGCCCGAACCGCCATCGCCGGATGCACCGCCATAGCGGGTAGCAGCCGTATCGGAAAGGGCTGCATGATCGCCGGCGGGGTCGGCATTGCCGGGCATTTGAGTATCGTGGATGGCGCCGTGGTGACGGCCATGACACTGGTTAGCCGCTCCATCACCGAGCCGGGCGTCTATTCCGGTAGTTTGCCCATGGATGATTCTGCTGCCTGGCGGAAGAACAGCGCCCGATTTCGAAAACTGGACGATCTGGCCCGCCGGGTGACTGCCCTGGAGCGGTCGGAAAAGCAAAAGGGAGAATAAAAACCGTGAGTTCCCCAATTACAATGGATGTTCATCGCATCCAAGAATGGCTACCCCATCGCTACCCCTTTCTCTTGGTGGATCGGGTGGAGGAATGCCAACCCGGCGAGTTCATTCGTGCGCTGAAGAATGTCAGCGTCAATGAGCCCTTCTTTCCGGGACATTTCCCTCAGCGGGCCGTGATGCCCGGTGTTCTGATTCTTGAAGCCATGGCCCAGGCCTCCGGCCTGCTGGCTTTCGAGACCCAGGACAATCCCCCCGACGACAATATGTTGTTTTACTTTGTGGGCATCGACAAGGCTCGTTTCAAGCGGGTGGTTGAGCCGGGCGATCAACTGATGCTGCATTCCACCATCATCCGCAACAGCCGAGGGATGTGGAAGTTTGATTGCAAGGCGGAAGTAGACGGCCAGGTCGCCGCGGCGGCAGAGGTCATGTGTGCGGCGCGGGAGATTGAGTAATGATTGATCCGCGGGCAGTGGTTGATCCGGGAGCCGAGATTGGCGAAGGCGTGGAGATCGGCCCTTTCTCCATTATCGGAAAGGATGTACGTATTGCATCCGGCACCGTGGTGGGGCCCCATGTTGTGATCAAAGGCCCGACCACGATTGGTCATGATAATCATTTTTTCCAGTTTTGCTCCATCGGTGAGGTTCCGCAAGACAAGGGGTTCAACAACGAGCCCACTCGCCTGGAGATTGGAAACGGTAATACCTTCCGCGAGTGCTGCACCATTAACCGGGCCACGGTCAAGGATGATTGGGTCACGGCCATTGGTGACGACAATTGGATCATGGCCTATGTGCACATTGCCCATGACTGCAAGGTTGGCAGCCATACCATCATGGCCAATGCCGCCACTCTGGCCGGGCATGTGCATATCGGGGACTACGCCGTCCTGGGGGGATTCAGCAAGATTCATCAATTCTGTCGCGTGGGCGAGCATGCCTTCTGTGCCATGGATGCGGGGGTGACCCGGGATGTGCCGCCTTATGTGACTGTTTCCGGGATGCCGGCCGATCCCCACGGCCTGAATGCCGTGGGACTACGGCGCCGAGGCTTTGGCCGCGAGCAACTTCAGTCCATTCGTCATGCCTACCGGGTGCTCTACCGTTCCGGTTTGCGTCTGGAGGAGGCCTTGCAGGAGCTGGAGGAAGAGGCTCGAAAATCCCCGGAAGTGGATGCCATGGTGCGTTTCATTCGGGATACCAACCGCAGTATTGTGCGTTGAGGCGGAAGGTGGATTCTGCCGGGAGCTTGGCATGACATTGAGAGTGGCCCTGATTGCCGGGGAAGCTTCAGGGGATCAATTGGGTGCAGACCTCATGCGGGCCATCAAGGCTCAGCACCCGGATGTGAGCTTCGAAGCGGTGGCCGGTCCCAAGATGCGAGCCGAGGGTTGTCGGGAAATCGGTCATATTGATGAACTGTCCGTGATGGGCATCAGTGAAGTGGTCAAGCATTTGCCCCGACTACTGCGTCTGCGACGCGACCTGGTTCAGTATCTGATTGAAGACGAGCCGGATGTGGTTATCGGCATTGATGCCCCGGATTTCAACCTGGGTCTTGAGAAACGTGTTCGCAAAGCCGGAATCCCCACTGTGCATTATGTGAGCCCCACCGTCTGGGCCTGGCGGGCAGGGCGGGTGAATACTGTGGCGGAGGCGGCGGATCTGTTGCTGTGCCTGTTTCCCTTCGAGCCGGATTGTTACCGGGGCACCGGGCTGAAGGCCCTGTTTGCTGGTAACCCCTTGGCTGCCGATATTGAGGGCCCCATGGATCAAGCTGTGGCCCGCAAGACCTTGTCACTGCCGGTGGACGGGGAAGTGGTGGCGATGTTGCCGGGGAGCCGTTCGGGTGAAGTCAGCCGCCTGGGGCCCTTGTTCCTGAAAACCGCTCGTGCGCTCAGGGCCAAGCGCCCGGACTTGAGCTTTGTGGTACCCATGGCCGGGGAGAAAGCGGAAGCGGCCTTTGCGTCCCTGCCGGAATGGCGGCGGATGGACTTCCCCGTACACATGGTCCGCGGGAAGGCCCGGGAATCCATGGCCGCAGCGGATGTGGTTCTGGCCGCCTCCGGTACCGCGACCATGGAGGCCATGCTCCTGGAGCGGCCCACTGTGGTGTCCTATCAAGTCAGCCCCCTGACCCATGCCCTGGTGCGGGGCCTTAAATTGATCAAGACCCCATGGGTGGCCATGCCTAATGTGCTGGCCGGGCAGGCCATGTTCCCTGAGCATCTTCAGTCCGAGGCTACCCCCGCCAAGCTGGCCGGGAGCGTGGATGCCTTGCTGGCCGATCCGGGCCGCCGGACTGTCATGAGCCAGCAATGCCGGGATCTGGCCGACAGCCTGAGAGCTGCGGGGCCGGCTACCGCTGCCCGTGCCATTCTGGAACTTGCTGCTACCCGGCACTCCGCTCAAACCCCCGCCTCATGAGCGCGAGTCAGGCGCAGTTGGGGCTGGACTGGATGGACGGATGCCGTGTCTGCGGCGTTGACGAGGTGGGTCGAGGTCCACTGGCCGGGCCGGTGGTGGCGGCGGCGGTGATCCTGGACCCGGGTCGGCCCATTACCGGGCTGGCCGATTCCAAGAAGCTCACCCCCCGACGGCGGGATAGCCTGGACGCACTTATTCGGGAGCGGGCCATGGCCTATGCCATCGCCAGCATTCCCGCTGAAGGGATCGATGAACTCAATATCCTGCAGGCCTCTCTCCAGGCCATGTCGGATGCCGTGGCCGCGCTGGAACCGGCTGCCCAGGCCGCGCGGGTGGATGGCGACCGCCTGCCCAGGCTTTCCATTCCGGGAGAAGCCGTGGTGGGCGGGGATGCCCGGGTGCCCGAGATTGCTGCGGCCTCGATAATTGCCAAAGTGGCGCGGGACCGCTGGATGGAAGCGGCCCACAAGCGCTATCCTGAATACGGTTTCGCGGGACACAAGGGCTATCCCACCAAGGCCCATATGGCGGCCCTGGCCATCCATGGCCCCTGTGACATCCACCGCCGCAGTTTTGCCCCTGTTCGCCGTTTTTACGATGAGGTAAGCGGATGACGCCGGATTTCGTCCATCTTCGTGTTCATACCGAGTATTCCCTGGTGGACAGTGTCGTCCGGGTGGGAGAACTGGTGGATACGGTGGCCGAATCGGGTATGCCGGCGGTGGCCATGACCGATGAGGTCAATCTCTTCGCCCTGGTGAAATTTTATACCGCTTGTGAAGCCAAGGGCGTAAAACCCATCATTGGGGCGGATCTCTGGATTGACGAGCCGGACGATCGCGATCAGCCCAGCCGCATTACCCTGCTTTGCCGCACCAACAAGGGTTATCGCAATCTCACCGAAATTATTACCCGCGCCTATACCGAAGGACAGCACCGTGGGCGCCCTCTGGTTCATCGTGACTGGTTGGACCAGAAAAGCTGTGAAGGACTGATTGCACTGTCGGGGGGGCGTGACGGGGATGTGGGCCGGGCGCTATTGTCCGGGCGAACTCCCCAGGCCATGGAAGCGCTTTCCTTCTGGCAGGCTAGATTCCCCGAATCCTATTACCTGGAGCTGATTCGCACCGGCCGAGAAGGGGAAGAGGACCTCCTGCATGCCTCGGTGGAGCTGGCGGCCAATAGCGGCACCCCCGTGGTGGCCACCAACGATGTGCGTTTTCTGACCGAAGATGATTTCATGGCCCATGAGACCCGGGTCTGCATTCAGGAAAGCCGGACGCTGGATGATCCTCGCCGGCCCCGGCGCTACGCTCCCACCCAGTACCTGAGAACCCCCGCCGAGATGGTGGAGCTGTTCTCGGATATCCCCGAAGCCCTGGAGAACACGGTGGAGATTGCCCGCCGTTGTACGGTGGAGATCGAGCTGGGGGTGAACTATCTGCCGGATTTCCCGATTCCGGACGGCTATAGCGCTGAAAGCTACCTGCGGGACGAATCTCTCAAGGGCCTGGAAGAGCGGATCAAGGCCATATTCCCCCCGGGAACCCCGGAGCTTGAAAGCAAGATCAAGCCCTATTACGAGCGCCTGGACAGCGAGCTCGAAGTTATCAATTCCATGGGCTTTCCCGGCTACTTCCTGGTGGTGGCGGACTTCATCCAATGGGCCAAGGACAATGGGGTTCCGGTGGGACCGGGGCGGGGTTCCGGTGCGGGTTCCCTGGTGGCCTATGCACTCAAGATCACTGATCTTGATCCGCTGGAATTCGATCTTCTGTTCGAGCGCTTCCTCAACCCGGAACGGGTATCCATGCCTGACTTCGATGTGGATTTCTGCATGGAAGGGCGGGACCGGGTTATCGAATATGTGGCCGATAAGTATGGCCGCGAGAAGGTCTCCCAGATCATTACCTACGGCAGCATGGCGGCTCGCGCCGTGGTGCGGGATGTGGGCCGGGTCTTTGGCCACGGCTATAGCTATGTGGACCGGATTGCCAAGCTGATTCCCTTTGAAGTGGGCATGACCCTTGAGCGGGCGCTGGAAGAAGACGATGAGCTGCGTCAGAACTATGACGAAGACGAGGAAGTCCGCACCCTGATTGATCGGGCCCTGTCACTGGAGGGGCTGGCCCGCAATGCCGGGAAGCACGCCGGGGGGGTGGTGATCTCTCCGTCGGTACTGACCGACTTTACACCGCTGTATGTGGAACCTGGTGGCGGCAATCCGGTGACCCAGCTGGACAAGGATGATGTGGAAGCTGCCGGCCTGGTGAAGTTCGATTTCCTGGGACTGCGCACTCTGACCATTATCGACCGGGCCGTGAAGATTGCCGATGGGCAGCGCCAGCGGGAGGGGCTGGAACCCCTGGATATTGCCCGCCTGGACATGAATGACCGGCCCACCTTCGAGCTGCTCAAGGGTTGCAACACCACGGCGGTCTTTCAGCTGGAAAGCCGTGGCATGAAGGATTTGATCCGCCGTCTGCAGCCGGACACTTTCGAGGACATTATTGCCCTGGTAGCGCTGTTCCGGCCGGGCCCCCTGCAGTCGGGTATGGTGGATGATTTCATCAACCGCAAACATGGTCGGGCCGATGTGAACTATCCCCATCCGGACCTGGAGCCGGTGCTGGAGCCCACTTACGGGGTGATCCTGTATCAGGAGCAGGTGATGCAGATCGCCCAGGTCCTGTCGGGCTACACCCTGGGTGGTGCCGATATCCTGCGTCGGGCCATGGGCAAGAAGAAAATGGAGGAGATGGCCCGCCAGCGGAAGGTGTTCCAGGAAGGGGCGGCCGAGCGCGGGGTGGATGCCAAGACCGCCGAGTATATCTTCGACCTGATTGAAAAGTTTGCCGGTTACGGCTTCAATAAGTCCCACTCCGCTGCCTACGCCCTGCTGTCCTACCAGACAGCCTGGCTCAAGGCCCATTATCCGGCCGCCTTCATGGCCGCCACCCTGTCGGCGGATATGGACCACACCGACAAGATTGTGGTCCTGATCGAGGATTGCCGCAATGCCGGTCTGACCATCCATCCACCGGATGTGAACCACTCGGATCATCCCTTTACCGTGAATGAAGAAGGGCAAATCCGCTATGGTTTGGGGGCCATCAAGGGAGTAGGGCGCTCGGCCATCGATGTG comes from the Natronospira proteinivora genome and includes:
- the rnhB gene encoding ribonuclease HII, with protein sequence MSASQAQLGLDWMDGCRVCGVDEVGRGPLAGPVVAAAVILDPGRPITGLADSKKLTPRRRDSLDALIRERAMAYAIASIPAEGIDELNILQASLQAMSDAVAALEPAAQAARVDGDRLPRLSIPGEAVVGGDARVPEIAAASIIAKVARDRWMEAAHKRYPEYGFAGHKGYPTKAHMAALAIHGPCDIHRRSFAPVRRFYDEVSG
- the lpxD gene encoding UDP-3-O-(3-hydroxymyristoyl)glucosamine N-acyltransferase is translated as MSGSAVTLGELADALGLRLEGDGAKEIRRVATIQSAGPGELCFLANERYRAHLSASRAGAVILDEGSLSACPVDALVSDNPYADYARAAALLHPPRRPEAGVHPSANIHPDVTVPPTAHVAAGAVIEEGVILGESVVVGAGVYLGHFCQLGGGSVLAPRVVIGAHCRVGRNCVLHPGVVIGADGFGFAPDKQGWVKVPQLGGVQIGDRVEIGANTTVDRGAIEDTIIEDDVKLDNQVQVAHNVQIGARTAIAGCTAIAGSSRIGKGCMIAGGVGIAGHLSIVDGAVVTAMTLVSRSITEPGVYSGSLPMDDSAAWRKNSARFRKLDDLARRVTALERSEKQKGE
- the lpxB gene encoding lipid-A-disaccharide synthase: MTLRVALIAGEASGDQLGADLMRAIKAQHPDVSFEAVAGPKMRAEGCREIGHIDELSVMGISEVVKHLPRLLRLRRDLVQYLIEDEPDVVIGIDAPDFNLGLEKRVRKAGIPTVHYVSPTVWAWRAGRVNTVAEAADLLLCLFPFEPDCYRGTGLKALFAGNPLAADIEGPMDQAVARKTLSLPVDGEVVAMLPGSRSGEVSRLGPLFLKTARALRAKRPDLSFVVPMAGEKAEAAFASLPEWRRMDFPVHMVRGKARESMAAADVVLAASGTATMEAMLLERPTVVSYQVSPLTHALVRGLKLIKTPWVAMPNVLAGQAMFPEHLQSEATPAKLAGSVDALLADPGRRTVMSQQCRDLADSLRAAGPATAARAILELAATRHSAQTPAS
- the fabZ gene encoding 3-hydroxyacyl-ACP dehydratase FabZ, which encodes MDVHRIQEWLPHRYPFLLVDRVEECQPGEFIRALKNVSVNEPFFPGHFPQRAVMPGVLILEAMAQASGLLAFETQDNPPDDNMLFYFVGIDKARFKRVVEPGDQLMLHSTIIRNSRGMWKFDCKAEVDGQVAAAAEVMCAAREIE
- the lpxA gene encoding acyl-ACP--UDP-N-acetylglucosamine O-acyltransferase gives rise to the protein MIDPRAVVDPGAEIGEGVEIGPFSIIGKDVRIASGTVVGPHVVIKGPTTIGHDNHFFQFCSIGEVPQDKGFNNEPTRLEIGNGNTFRECCTINRATVKDDWVTAIGDDNWIMAYVHIAHDCKVGSHTIMANAATLAGHVHIGDYAVLGGFSKIHQFCRVGEHAFCAMDAGVTRDVPPYVTVSGMPADPHGLNAVGLRRRGFGREQLQSIRHAYRVLYRSGLRLEEALQELEEEARKSPEVDAMVRFIRDTNRSIVR
- a CDS encoding 1-deoxy-D-xylulose-5-phosphate reductoisomerase, with protein sequence MKSVVVLGATGSVGRSTLNVLARHPDRFRVAALTANTDHEGLLAQCLETHPELAVLVDSDGAAALEAGLRKAGLKTEVLTGPQALVSAAELAGADVVMAAIVGAAGLLPTLAAVKAGKRVLVANKEPLVMCGGLFMSAVRASGAELLPIDSEHNAIFQCLPGGYRTGEMPRGIRSVLLTASGGPFRDWPLADMGSVTPAQACKHPNWSMGRKISVDSATMMNKGLELIEACHLFSLEPEAIRVVLHPESIIHSMVEYADGSLLAQMGQPDMRTPIACGLSWPERIEAGVASLDPIEIGRLNFQPPDHERFPALKLAESAIRVGEGMPVVLNAANEVAVADFLAGRHGFMRISERVDEALNAFDGARSQDLDTVLALDTEVRHWMGVSPREGSA
- a CDS encoding OmpH family outer membrane protein, with product MRQFLAVTIFSLTFTLFANAAMAEMSVGFVDVNRVMEQSPQAQNVSEQLQREFEPAQSEMRERQQRMQNIQNRLERDSDVMSSDERRELEGEFRDLQRSLQRMQSDLAEDFNARRNEALSNLQRLIMTEVQEYARANDLDLVVGEGVFYASSSVDITDTILERLRQRHEDNS
- the bamA gene encoding outer membrane protein assembly factor BamA, which codes for MRVVSTLFLGLSLAVSFAPVSAQVEPPESLIEESPDGFVVENIRLEGLQRIAESTVLSYLPLEPGDRADQSAIRDAIRELYATGFFDNVILSRDENTLVVGVEERPTIARLEISGNQQIETEMLRQAMREQGVAEGRVLNEQVVELLEQELYQTYYAQGRYGVEISPSVRELDANQVALNIEIKEGRVARIRQINLVGNEAFDDSRLKGQMELRPAGWRTLMSSRDQYSREKMTGDLEALRSYYMDRGYADFGIDSVQVSISPDRRDMYLSIHVDEGEVYTVSDVELIGEFPVPAEQLEAFVQVQAGETYSLAKANRSAEFIEQRLGASGYAHAEVRPMPELDRENQEVALTFVVDPGQRIYVREIRFSGSDTTDDQVYRREMRQFEGAPLANVDLDRSRVRMQRLPFVQQVNIEEVPVEGSPDTVDLDVNVEERNFGQFQVGVGYGGFTGLSANVSVQNNNLFGLGHQGQVQVQSNQLGEFVELNHTDPYATRNGVSRTIGGFYNSQSLFAVGQSPVSTKSAGMNLRFGFPISEYDSIRVGGSVRRSEFIQQSGTSDEYRNFIVNHGEQFTRGQFAGSRMDSAELNLAWVRDTRNRAIFPDRGTRRLVGLDVSVPGLDLDYWVGRVNQTSFLPLGNEWILKMDGEVSYGEPYGNDTQELPPFRRFFSGGTTSVRGYENARLGPLDSNNRPYGGSAKANLQTELILPNFFADDGGGQAAQYRFFVFADTGYVWDDIDDVSTDELRSSVGVGANWLTPMGLLRFSLARPINVRDEDRERGIVDRFQIDLGGSF
- the rseP gene encoding RIP metalloprotease RseP, which translates into the protein MSILIAIGGFVLAIGVLVTVHEFGHYLAARLCGVRVLAFSIGFGKPLIRRRAGRDQTQYQLGAIPLGGYVKMLDEREGAVAEGEAHRCFNRQSIPRRATIVLAGPAFNFLFAILAYWAIFVAGIPGIKPIIGEVSSQSPAAEAGLTAEDEILAVNSRQTPTWRSANVELLDGILNDRPIDLRVLRDGQEYELSLSVDPTDRRSLTEPGQLLSGLGLQPWFESLPPVIDELSEDGAARAAGLVSGDRVEAVDGQAVENWRQFREAVAARPGESIDIRVNRDGETRNISLTPRAIEGEEGPEGRIGAGPKVPPELVERMRSEERYGPVAALGMGVMNTAEMSRLTLRMLWRMVNGEVSVKNLSGPINIAHYAGITVSSGLVSFLGFLAIVSISLGIVNLLPIPVLDGGHLVYLGIEAVTRRPVPEHMLAVGQMIGLVMIAGLISFALYNDLMRIFS